A section of the Halichoerus grypus chromosome 11, mHalGry1.hap1.1, whole genome shotgun sequence genome encodes:
- the TMEM216 gene encoding transmembrane protein 216 isoform X1, which produces MAPRGKRLSSTPLEILFFLNGWYYATYFLLELFIFLYKALLLPYPTANLVLDVVMLLLYLGIEVIRLFFGTKGNLCQRKMPLGISVALTFPSAMMASYYLLLQTYVLRLEAIMNSILLFFCGSELLLEVLTLTAFSSMDRI; this is translated from the exons ATGGCGCCGCGAG GTAAACGGCTGTCCTCTACCCCCCTGGAAATCCTGTTCTTTCTGAACGGCTGGTATTACGCCACCTATTTTCTGCTGGAACTCTTCATATTTCTGTATAAAG CTCTCCTGCTACCATATCCAACAGCCAACCTAGTACTGGATGTGGTCATGCTTCTCCTTTACCTTGGAATTGAAGTAATTCGACTGTTTTTTG GTACAAAGGGGAACCTCTGCCAACGAAAGATGCCACTTGGTATTAGCGTGGCCTTGACCTTCCCATCTGCCATGATGGCCTCCTATTACCTGCTGCTGCAGACCTACGTGCTCCGCCTGGAAGCCATCATGAACAGCATCTTGCTCTTCTTCTGTGGTTCAGAGCTGCTGCTTGAGGTGCTCACCTTGACGGCTTTCTCCAG TATGGACAGGATTTGA
- the TMEM216 gene encoding transmembrane protein 216 isoform X2 yields MLLLYLGIEVIRLFFGTKGNLCQRKMPLGISVALTFPSAMMASYYLLLQTYVLRLEAIMNSILLFFCGSELLLEVLTLTAFSSMDRI; encoded by the exons ATGCTTCTCCTTTACCTTGGAATTGAAGTAATTCGACTGTTTTTTG GTACAAAGGGGAACCTCTGCCAACGAAAGATGCCACTTGGTATTAGCGTGGCCTTGACCTTCCCATCTGCCATGATGGCCTCCTATTACCTGCTGCTGCAGACCTACGTGCTCCGCCTGGAAGCCATCATGAACAGCATCTTGCTCTTCTTCTGTGGTTCAGAGCTGCTGCTTGAGGTGCTCACCTTGACGGCTTTCTCCAG TATGGACAGGATTTGA